CGAATACAAAACACGCTTTGTCAAACAACTGGACTTACCTTCGCTCAATGAGATAGCAGACATGAATCCTGAACTTATTATATTCACTGACATCGGGAGCGGCATGCTGGATGCGATAGGCTCTTTAAAGCTCAATGCAGTCATTATAGACCACCACCAGCCGCAGGGCGTTTACGAATACCATATTAATCCTCATCTTTTCGGGATTAACGGTGCCATAGAGATAAGCGGTTCCGGCGTTACTTATCTTGTGGCATCAGAACTGGGCGAGAATGGAGACCTTGCAGCGCTTGCTGTTGTGGGCGCCGTAGGCGATCTCCAGCATGTAAAGCACGGGCAGTTGATCGGCATGAACCGGCAGATACTGGAAAGAGGCGCAAGCAGCGGCATACTGCGTTATGAGAAAGACCTGCTGCTGTTCGGAAAACAGACGCGCCCCATCTTCAAATTGCTCCAATATTCCGCAGACCCTTATTTGCCGGGAATCACAGGCAGCGAGGATGCGAGCATAGAATTTTTAAAAAGAATAGGCATACGCCAGCATGGTGAGAAATGGAGGCGGTGGATAGATCTGGAAGTAAAAGAAAAGCAGCAAATCGTATCCGCTCTCATGCAGTTCGGTCTTTCCAGAGGTATGCCGGGTTATAGGATAGAAAGGCTGGTAGGCGAAGTTTATACGTTGTTGCGCGAGCGTGAGGGCACAGAGACAAGAGACGCTTCAGAATACTCCACGTTGTTAAATTCCACTGCCCGCTACGACCATGCCGATATCGGGCTTGCGGTATGCATGGGCGAGCGGGACAAGAAGTATGATGAGGCGTGCACCCTTCTCAACGAGCACAGGAAGAACCTTGTTGAAGGGCTGAATCTTGTAAAAGAGCAGGGCTTGATCAAGATGGAAAACCTGCAGTATTTCGATGCCGGGAATAAAATCAGGGAAACCATTGTTGGAATAGTGGCAGGAATGAGCATGTCATTTGTTAACAACAGGAATCTTCCCATAATCGCTTTTGCTGATGCTGAAGGTGGAATAAAGGTCTCATCGCGGGGGAACCAGGAGCTTATCAGGAAAGGGCTGAATCTCGGAATGGCGATAGGTGAGGCTGCAAGAGCGGCAGGAGGCACGGGAGGTGGACATGATATAGCAGCTGGAGCCTTCATTCCGAGGGATTCAAAGCAGGAGTTTTTGAGAATACTAAACAATAAAATAGGGCTGCAGATAGAATGAAAGCTTGTTAAATTCGATTGATAAGGCAACTATTATATAGCCTTATGTTTTATATTAGATCTCAATGAATAAAAATATATTAGCAATATCTTTGGTTTTGCTGCTGGTAATAACGGCGGGATGTGTGGGTTCCCAGAAAAGTATGGAACCTGGAAATTATCCTGTTCCTTCAAAATCAGATTTATCTGTTCAGGATACGGGAACAGCTGGTAACGTTGTCCAAGGTGATACTCTTGACAGGAAGATAGTCTCGACAGCAAGCCTCACTATTGAAGTAAAAAGCGTGGATTCGGTTTTTAAAGAAATAACCAAAATAGTGCAGGCAAACCAGGGTTTTATCTCAAGCTCATCAACCTACGATGCAGGAGGGAGAAACAACGGCCAAGTTACCGTTAGGGTTCCACAGAAAAGTTTCTATTCAACCATTGAACAGATAGAACCTCTCGGAACAGTCAAGTCCAAGCAGATTTCAGGTCAGGATGTAACGGAGGAGTTCATAGACTTGGGGGCTCGCCTTGACAACCTGAAAAAACAGGAGTCAAGGTTTCAGGAAATTCTGAAAAATGCATCCACGGTTAAGGATGTTCTTGAAGTGGAACGTGAGCTTGAACGTGTGCGCGGCGATATAGAAAGCCTCACTGGGAGGATGAACTACCTCAACCAGAGCATTGAAATGTCAACTATCGCGGTCAATGCAATGGAGCCTGCACCCATAACAGGGGAAGGATGGGGTTTAACGGATGCGCTGAGGGCTGCTGTAACAGGATTTATTGAGAGCGTGAAGGGAATAATAGTTTTCATAGGATACATTTTGCCGATAGCTGTATTTATTGCCGTGATAATTTATATCGCTCTTGGAATTAAAAGAAAAGTCCTGCCGAGACTGAGATGATGATGCCTCTATCCTCTTTCGCTCAACAGCCTTGCCGCAGCGTACGCAGGAAATACTTTTGATATTTCCTTCCCGTATTTTTCTGACAGCAGGACGATATCGAATCCAAGCTCATCTGCCGCACTCCTGGCAAGGAATTCACCAAGACCGCATGCCACTATCCTTGCAGTGCCGTGCCGGTCAGCTACGTCGCGCAGTGCATCTGCGATATCCAGAAGCTGCTTTTCCATAACCTGCTGTGCAATCAAAACCAGTTCTTCATCTCCTATCTCGGAGAGGTCTGCACATACCACGCGCGCAAGCCTTCTTTTTGCGTCTGCCACTGTTTTTCCGGCTCCATCGGGCGTGTCGCATGTGTATTCTTCGCCTGAGATCATTCCCAGCACCGTATACGCATCAGCAGTTATGGCAAAAAGTTCGGATGAGATGCGCAAGGCAGCACCGCCAAGTAAAAGAGTGTCAAGAATAGCTGCGACATTTGTGCGAAGCACCCCTGAATAAACAAGCTCGCTTGCTTTCAATCGTTCAAAGTCCGTCCTGCCGGCGCAGGGTATGCCCTCTCTGATAGGGATTATATCCGTAGTGGTCGAGCCTGTATCCACGAATATACAATCCTTATGCTCCCTTCCCACAAGGAGCGCTGATGCCATCCAGTTTGCTGCTGCCAGCTCGCGTTTTTTTTCTTTTGTAAAAACCCCGCTGCTGTCGAGGAAATAAGCGTCGGTGAAGGCATCATTTGCAGCATCGATAATATAGGATATGCCGGTTTCCTTGTCTGGAAAACAGTCCGCAAGCTCCCCGGTTATCACCACTGCGACTTTTTCAGGTTTTAAACGCTTTGCGATATCCAGAAGTACCTCGCGAAGCGTGGTGTTTTTCCAGAGCGGGATATAATGCAGTTCTACCAGCCTGCCGTCGCTGGATGCTACCTTGGTGTTCGCGCCGCCGATATCGATGCCGAGAATCATCACATAAGAGTGGTCAAGGAGGTTAAAAAGAGTTTTGGAAATACCACGCTCTCCTGAATGCGCAGGCTTTTGGGTAAAGTATATATATCATAATACTCATAATGATAATTGACGAGCGGGTGTGTACATTTTTTAACTAACCCCACTCCCTACCCGCCCGTCATCTGTATTACCAACTTCGGGACATAAAAGCTTATAAAAGAATAATTTATATACTTACCTGAGTGATGCCGTGACAAAAAAAGAAAAAAATCCCTGTGTAGCCCTTATTTGCACTCATTGTGAATTCTTCAAGGAAGACGATATCGAGCTTGAATGCGCTGCTTTTAAGGTTTTAAAAAGTATGCTTTCGAAAGGAAAGGTATCTGCGGAAGAGATAAAGGATGCCCTTAAATAAGTTTCCTGTTCTGGCACCCGGCTATGTATTGCGAAAACTTGAGGTGCCTTATGTCTATAACATACCAGATGACCAGTTATATGAACTGGACGAGGAAGCATTTGAATTCTTAAAAAAGTGTAGTGGAAAGAATCCTCTTTCAAAGCTGCTCCCGCGGGGTGAAGATAATCAGGAATTCCTTGAATTTATGCTTGACGAGGGGATA
The nucleotide sequence above comes from Candidatus Methanoperedens sp.. Encoded proteins:
- a CDS encoding DHH family phosphoesterase, which encodes MGKKAAQCAVYIKKHTSALVVSHIDADGLTSAAIMGKALERGGIEYKTRFVKQLDLPSLNEIADMNPELIIFTDIGSGMLDAIGSLKLNAVIIDHHQPQGVYEYHINPHLFGINGAIEISGSGVTYLVASELGENGDLAALAVVGAVGDLQHVKHGQLIGMNRQILERGASSGILRYEKDLLLFGKQTRPIFKLLQYSADPYLPGITGSEDASIEFLKRIGIRQHGEKWRRWIDLEVKEKQQIVSALMQFGLSRGMPGYRIERLVGEVYTLLREREGTETRDASEYSTLLNSTARYDHADIGLAVCMGERDKKYDEACTLLNEHRKNLVEGLNLVKEQGLIKMENLQYFDAGNKIRETIVGIVAGMSMSFVNNRNLPIIAFADAEGGIKVSSRGNQELIRKGLNLGMAIGEAARAAGGTGGGHDIAAGAFIPRDSKQEFLRILNNKIGLQIE
- a CDS encoding DUF4349 domain-containing protein, whose protein sequence is MNKNILAISLVLLLVITAGCVGSQKSMEPGNYPVPSKSDLSVQDTGTAGNVVQGDTLDRKIVSTASLTIEVKSVDSVFKEITKIVQANQGFISSSSTYDAGGRNNGQVTVRVPQKSFYSTIEQIEPLGTVKSKQISGQDVTEEFIDLGARLDNLKKQESRFQEILKNASTVKDVLEVERELERVRGDIESLTGRMNYLNQSIEMSTIAVNAMEPAPITGEGWGLTDALRAAVTGFIESVKGIIVFIGYILPIAVFIAVIIYIALGIKRKVLPRLR
- a CDS encoding H4MPT-linked C1 transfer pathway protein; its protein translation is MMILGIDIGGANTKVASSDGRLVELHYIPLWKNTTLREVLLDIAKRLKPEKVAVVITGELADCFPDKETGISYIIDAANDAFTDAYFLDSSGVFTKEKKRELAAANWMASALLVGREHKDCIFVDTGSTTTDIIPIREGIPCAGRTDFERLKASELVYSGVLRTNVAAILDTLLLGGAALRISSELFAITADAYTVLGMISGEEYTCDTPDGAGKTVADAKRRLARVVCADLSEIGDEELVLIAQQVMEKQLLDIADALRDVADRHGTARIVACGLGEFLARSAADELGFDIVLLSEKYGKEISKVFPAYAAARLLSERG